One uncultured Tolumonas sp. DNA segment encodes these proteins:
- the gspK gene encoding type II secretion system minor pseudopilin GspK: MKQQRGMALLVVLLLLAVMVTMASSMTQRFRMEWQRTYNQQLHLQNYWYLLGSEALITKVLIQDLKDNPEKTSLAQYWANEGQIFPVETATLQGVVRDSQACFNLNSLSTTGSGSGSGSGSEETTTSASALYRANVFRQLLISLKVEDYRAQQITAALQDWLDDNTTARSLGAEDSEYEALPHPYLPANGLMQDVSELRAVKGVDAALYRQLLPLVCAIPEKTLQVNINTLRTIQAPLLAALFLNNISVDDARNILEQRPREGWNSVAEFLELGTLSNTAAAGDQVQSALTIKSFYFLATLQAESDHYQTRIVSLFQRQSNNQVTVIRRHFGGVE; encoded by the coding sequence ATGAAACAACAGCGAGGGATGGCTCTGTTGGTGGTCTTATTGCTGCTTGCCGTCATGGTAACCATGGCCAGCAGCATGACACAGCGTTTTCGCATGGAATGGCAACGTACCTATAACCAGCAATTACATTTACAAAATTACTGGTATCTGCTTGGTTCCGAAGCCCTGATCACGAAAGTGCTAATACAAGATTTAAAAGACAACCCAGAGAAGACATCTCTGGCCCAATATTGGGCCAACGAGGGCCAAATATTTCCCGTAGAAACAGCGACATTGCAAGGTGTTGTCCGCGATTCACAAGCTTGCTTTAATTTGAATTCCCTGAGTACCACAGGTTCAGGTTCAGGTTCAGGTTCAGGTTCAGAAGAAACAACCACGAGTGCCAGTGCGTTATATCGTGCTAATGTTTTCCGCCAGTTATTAATCAGTTTAAAAGTAGAAGATTATCGTGCTCAACAAATCACCGCAGCACTACAAGACTGGTTAGACGATAACACCACCGCCCGCTCGCTAGGCGCAGAAGACAGTGAATATGAAGCACTGCCCCACCCCTACCTGCCAGCCAATGGCCTGATGCAAGATGTCAGTGAACTGCGCGCGGTCAAAGGTGTAGATGCCGCACTCTACCGCCAGTTATTGCCATTGGTGTGTGCGATCCCAGAGAAAACACTGCAGGTAAATATAAATACACTGCGTACTATTCAAGCGCCGTTACTGGCAGCTCTCTTTCTCAATAATATCAGTGTGGATGATGCCCGTAACATATTAGAACAACGCCCGCGCGAAGGCTGGAACAGTGTGGCAGAATTCCTGGAGCTGGGAACATTAAGCAACACTGCCGCAGCAGGAGATCAGGTACAATCGGCACTGACCATAAAAAGTTTCTATTTTCTGGCAACCTTACAAGCCGAGAGTGATCATTATCAGACGCGTATCGTCAGTTTGTTTCAACGACAAAGTAATAATCAGGTGACTGTTATCCGTCGTCACTTTGGGGGGGTAGAGTGA
- the gspE gene encoding type II secretion system ATPase GspE, producing the protein MQGLRLNFAFARDHGVLLQWQHAEPVLFCRTGVSNQTLQEVRRLLRQPFQLRWLNAEAFEQQLTEDYQRDSSEARQMMEDIGNEADFFTLAEELPTSEDLLDADDDAPIIRLINAMLSEAIKLEASDIHIETFEKHLAIRFRIDGVLREILRPQRKLASLLVSRIKVMAKLDIAEKRVPQDGRISLRIGGRAVDVRVSTMPSSYGERVVLRLLDKNNVRLELKQLGMVDSDRAHIADLIRKPHGIILVTGPTGSGKSTTLYAALSEINTKDRNILTVEDPIEYDLEGVGQTQVNPKVDMTFARGLRAILRQDPDVVMVGEIRDLETAQIAVQASLTGHLVLSTLHTNTAIGSITRLRDMGIETFLLSTSLLGVLAQRLVRTLCPACKQPQPLSEEDRLRYDLPIGARHLFVAKGCEACNFTGYKGRSGIYELLIVDEAVREAIHNNKGEQEIERLIRSKTPSIRADGLQKVVNGETTLEEVLRVTRED; encoded by the coding sequence ATGCAAGGTTTGCGGTTAAATTTTGCCTTTGCCCGTGATCACGGCGTGTTATTGCAATGGCAGCATGCCGAGCCGGTGTTGTTCTGTCGTACTGGTGTGAGTAATCAAACACTACAAGAGGTTCGCCGCTTATTACGCCAGCCATTCCAGTTACGCTGGTTGAATGCCGAAGCCTTTGAGCAACAGCTGACCGAAGACTATCAGCGTGACTCATCTGAAGCACGACAGATGATGGAAGACATTGGTAACGAAGCCGACTTTTTTACATTGGCAGAAGAACTACCAACCAGTGAAGACCTGCTGGATGCTGACGATGATGCCCCGATTATTCGTTTGATTAACGCCATGTTGAGTGAGGCCATCAAACTAGAAGCGTCGGATATTCATATCGAAACCTTTGAAAAGCATCTGGCCATCCGTTTTCGTATTGATGGTGTGTTACGCGAAATCTTGCGACCACAACGTAAATTGGCCTCACTGCTAGTCTCGCGTATCAAGGTCATGGCAAAACTGGATATCGCCGAAAAACGCGTGCCACAAGATGGTCGGATTAGTCTGCGAATTGGTGGCCGTGCGGTCGACGTTCGCGTTTCAACCATGCCATCGAGTTATGGTGAGCGGGTCGTCTTGCGTTTGTTGGATAAAAACAATGTGCGCCTGGAACTGAAACAACTGGGGATGGTTGATAGCGATCGGGCACATATCGCCGATTTGATCCGCAAACCCCATGGCATCATTCTGGTTACAGGCCCAACGGGTTCGGGTAAATCAACCACGCTGTATGCTGCACTATCCGAGATCAATACCAAAGACCGTAACATTCTGACGGTTGAAGACCCTATCGAATACGACCTTGAAGGGGTTGGCCAAACACAGGTTAACCCGAAAGTCGACATGACCTTTGCACGCGGGTTACGCGCCATTCTGCGTCAGGATCCGGATGTAGTGATGGTGGGCGAAATCCGTGATCTGGAAACAGCGCAAATTGCCGTGCAAGCTTCATTGACCGGTCATTTAGTCTTATCAACGTTGCACACCAATACCGCGATTGGTTCGATCACTCGTCTGCGCGATATGGGTATTGAGACGTTCTTGTTATCAACCTCATTACTCGGTGTGCTGGCTCAACGTTTAGTGCGTACTTTATGCCCGGCATGTAAACAACCACAGCCGCTAAGTGAGGAAGATCGGCTACGCTACGACCTCCCCATTGGCGCTCGCCATCTGTTTGTTGCTAAAGGTTGTGAGGCCTGTAATTTTACCGGTTACAAAGGGCGTAGCGGTATTTATGAATTGCTGATCGTCGATGAAGCCGTGCGTGAAGCAATCCACAATAACAAAGGTGAACAGGAAATTGAGCGCTTGATCCGCAGCAAAACACCAAGCATTCGAGCCGATGGACTGCAGAAAGTCGTAAACGGTGAGACGACATTGGAAGAAGTCTTGCGCGTGACGCGGGAGGACTAA
- the gspJ gene encoding type II secretion system minor pseudopilin GspJ translates to MMPASLPAKSRHTGFTLLEVLLALVIFAILSLSAYAVLQGVMRNDEVSKAKIARLSELQRSFATLSRDFTQILPRATRINGEATTTLFQAERFQLESDDWAVMFIRAGWLNPGGELHRSELQKVGYRLRQHTLERLTYLYPDAVTGTEPTVTPLLNHVSAFTLRFYKNDAWLTQWMTPTVLPAAVEVTLTLDDYGTIRRLFLLTDSTSTTSSGGS, encoded by the coding sequence ATGATGCCCGCATCGCTCCCCGCTAAATCACGTCACACCGGGTTTACCTTATTAGAGGTCTTACTGGCATTGGTCATCTTTGCCATCTTAAGCCTGAGTGCCTATGCCGTCTTGCAGGGTGTTATGCGTAATGATGAGGTTTCTAAAGCCAAAATTGCACGGTTATCCGAATTACAACGAAGTTTTGCGACTTTATCGCGTGATTTCACGCAAATACTGCCGCGTGCAACCCGTATTAATGGCGAAGCCACAACAACCTTATTTCAAGCGGAACGTTTCCAGTTAGAAAGTGATGACTGGGCAGTGATGTTTATTCGTGCCGGCTGGTTAAATCCCGGCGGCGAGTTACATCGCTCAGAATTACAAAAAGTGGGTTACCGGTTGCGACAACACACATTGGAAAGACTGACTTATTTGTATCCTGATGCCGTGACAGGGACTGAACCGACCGTCACACCATTACTAAATCACGTATCAGCATTCACTCTGCGATTTTATAAAAATGATGCCTGGTTAACCCAATGGATGACACCCACAGTACTGCCAGCTGCTGTGGAAGTTACACTGACGCTTGATGATTACGGTACCATTCGCCGGCTGTTTTTATTGACGGACTCTACTTCCACCACCAGCAGTGGAGGCAGTTGA
- the gspF gene encoding type II secretion system inner membrane protein GspF has product MSAFAYQALDAKGRRKEGIIEADSPRQARQVLREQGLTPLTLTEAVEQVRQQTQNRSWLQPKISTNELALLTRQLATLVAAALPIEEALRAVSQQTEKAKLSTLIAAVRTKVLEGHSLADGLSAFPSIFDPLYRAMVAAGEKSGHLDTVLNRLADYTEQRQQMKSKLLQAMIYPIILTLVAISVISILLATVVPKVVEQFIHMKQQLPFSTRFLMGASDLVRDYGLWFLLLMAILLIAWGSWVKKPLNRRHYHAQLLRLPVIGRVSRGLNTARFARTLSILNSSAVPLLDGMRISGDVLSNDEAKIRVAEASERVREGSSLRAALEQTKLFPPMMLHMIASGERSGELDNMLERAADNQDREFESQVNIALSIFEPALVVSMAVIVLFIVLAILQPILELNNMVGR; this is encoded by the coding sequence ATGTCAGCGTTTGCATATCAGGCGCTGGATGCGAAAGGCCGGCGCAAAGAGGGCATAATCGAAGCTGATTCTCCACGACAGGCCCGGCAAGTATTACGCGAACAAGGGCTCACACCACTCACACTCACGGAAGCGGTTGAACAAGTTCGACAGCAAACACAAAACCGCAGCTGGCTACAACCCAAGATCAGTACCAATGAACTGGCGTTATTGACCCGACAATTAGCAACACTGGTGGCCGCGGCATTACCGATTGAGGAAGCGCTTCGGGCCGTTTCACAGCAGACAGAAAAAGCCAAATTAAGTACTCTGATCGCGGCAGTTCGCACCAAAGTCTTGGAAGGGCATTCGCTGGCAGATGGTTTATCGGCATTTCCATCGATTTTTGATCCGCTTTATCGCGCTATGGTCGCCGCCGGAGAAAAATCTGGGCATCTGGATACGGTGCTCAATCGGCTGGCCGATTACACCGAACAACGTCAGCAAATGAAAAGTAAATTGCTGCAGGCGATGATCTACCCCATTATCCTGACCTTGGTTGCCATCAGTGTTATCTCCATCCTGCTGGCGACCGTCGTGCCCAAAGTAGTTGAACAATTCATTCATATGAAACAACAACTGCCATTCAGCACCCGTTTTTTAATGGGTGCCAGCGATCTGGTCCGCGATTATGGGCTGTGGTTTTTATTGCTGATGGCTATTTTATTAATCGCTTGGGGTAGTTGGGTAAAAAAACCGCTCAATCGTCGGCATTACCATGCCCAGTTGCTACGCTTGCCCGTTATTGGCCGCGTCAGCCGAGGGCTGAATACCGCGCGTTTTGCCCGCACCTTAAGCATACTAAACTCCAGTGCCGTGCCATTGTTAGACGGTATGCGCATCAGTGGTGATGTATTAAGTAATGATGAAGCTAAAATCCGGGTAGCGGAAGCATCCGAACGGGTGCGGGAAGGCAGTAGTTTGCGGGCTGCACTGGAGCAAACCAAACTGTTTCCGCCGATGATGTTGCATATGATTGCTTCCGGTGAACGCAGCGGTGAATTGGATAACATGTTAGAACGCGCAGCGGATAATCAGGATCGGGAATTCGAAAGTCAGGTCAATATCGCGCTAAGCATTTTTGAACCCGCCTTAGTGGTGAGTATGGCTGTCATTGTGCTGTTTATCGTGTTAGCTATTTTACAACCGATCCTCGAACTCAATAACATGGTCGGACGTTAG
- the gspD gene encoding type II secretion system secretin GspD produces MKQFLKRSLIISCLFTQLNVQPLWAAEYSASFKGTDIQEFINTVGKNLNKTIVVDPGIRGTINVRSYDLLNEEQYYQFFLSVLEVYGFAVVPMPNGILKVVKAQNAKTSAIPVTDDVHPGSGDEMVTRVVPVRNISVRELAPLLRQLNDNAGGGNVVHYEPSNVLLLTGRAAVVNRLVEIVHRVDKVGDENVDIIKLKYASASEMVRLITALTKNDKNAIASVLTPKLVADERTNSVVISGDNQSRQRLVTMIRQLDREQQSQGNTRVFYLKYAKAKNLVDVLSGSSKTIQQDKQGGSTASSNTTNTTGNSAASGSSAFNGKDLSIVADEQTNALVITAQPDIMQELERIIAKLDIRRAQVLVEAIIVEVQDGDAFNLGVQWANKNGGGTQFTATGLPTTTVGNAALEYKKNGTFSSDTTSALSKFNGLAAGFYSGDWAGLVTALSSNTKSNILATPSIVTLDNKEAAFNVGQEVPVISGSQSSTTGSVFNTVERKTVGTKLKVTPQINEGDSVLMDIEQEVSSVATSTSTSSSSTSSASLGDTFNTRTVKNAVLVKSGETVVLGGLLSNNTSESTYKVPLLGDIPVLGYLFRYNSTSKTKQNLMVFIHPTILRDPITYTGVSSSKYNLFRAEQLSQEQDTDSLSPAVDRPVLPAYGTNTTLSPKMKALLEQQAQGVQ; encoded by the coding sequence ATGAAACAATTTCTCAAGCGCAGTCTGATCATCAGTTGCCTGTTCACACAACTCAACGTGCAACCGCTCTGGGCTGCCGAATACTCGGCCAGTTTCAAAGGTACGGATATTCAGGAGTTTATTAACACCGTTGGTAAAAATCTGAATAAGACCATCGTGGTCGATCCCGGTATTCGTGGCACCATCAACGTCCGCAGTTATGACCTGCTCAATGAAGAGCAGTATTACCAATTTTTCTTAAGTGTTTTAGAAGTCTACGGATTTGCAGTGGTACCAATGCCGAATGGCATTTTGAAAGTGGTGAAAGCACAAAATGCGAAAACCTCTGCTATTCCCGTTACTGATGATGTCCATCCGGGTAGTGGTGACGAAATGGTCACACGTGTGGTACCGGTGCGTAATATTTCGGTTCGTGAACTGGCACCGTTACTGCGTCAACTGAATGATAATGCGGGTGGCGGGAATGTGGTGCATTATGAACCCTCCAACGTGTTGTTATTAACCGGGCGAGCTGCCGTCGTCAATCGACTGGTTGAGATAGTCCATCGGGTTGATAAAGTGGGCGATGAGAACGTCGATATCATCAAGCTCAAATATGCCTCTGCCAGTGAAATGGTGCGTTTAATCACCGCATTAACCAAAAACGATAAAAATGCCATCGCCAGTGTTTTAACACCAAAATTAGTTGCCGATGAACGAACCAATTCGGTGGTGATCAGTGGCGATAACCAATCGCGTCAGCGGCTCGTGACGATGATCCGTCAGTTAGATCGTGAGCAGCAAAGTCAGGGCAATACCCGCGTTTTCTACCTTAAATACGCTAAAGCCAAAAATCTGGTTGATGTGTTATCCGGCTCCAGTAAAACCATCCAACAAGATAAACAAGGCGGAAGTACCGCCAGCAGCAACACGACGAATACCACCGGTAACAGCGCTGCCTCCGGTTCGAGTGCATTTAATGGCAAAGACCTCAGTATTGTTGCCGATGAACAAACCAATGCACTCGTGATCACCGCGCAACCCGATATCATGCAGGAACTCGAGCGTATTATTGCCAAATTGGATATTCGTCGTGCACAAGTGCTGGTCGAAGCCATCATCGTGGAAGTACAAGATGGCGATGCCTTCAATCTGGGTGTGCAATGGGCCAATAAAAATGGCGGTGGTACACAATTCACTGCAACCGGCCTGCCAACGACCACTGTGGGTAATGCCGCATTGGAATATAAAAAGAACGGCACATTCTCCAGCGACACCACCTCGGCACTTAGCAAATTTAACGGTTTGGCTGCGGGTTTTTATTCCGGCGATTGGGCAGGGTTAGTGACCGCGCTGTCCAGTAATACCAAAAGTAATATTCTGGCTACGCCAAGCATTGTTACGTTAGATAACAAAGAAGCCGCATTTAACGTGGGCCAGGAAGTGCCCGTTATTTCCGGTAGTCAATCCAGCACCACAGGCAGTGTGTTTAATACCGTAGAACGTAAAACGGTGGGCACCAAGCTGAAAGTCACGCCACAGATCAACGAAGGTGATTCTGTGTTAATGGATATTGAACAGGAAGTATCCAGTGTTGCCACCTCAACATCGACCAGCAGTTCATCAACAAGCAGCGCCAGTCTGGGCGATACCTTTAATACCCGTACCGTAAAAAATGCGGTGTTAGTGAAGAGTGGTGAAACGGTAGTACTTGGTGGTTTACTCAGTAACAACACTTCTGAATCCACTTACAAAGTGCCTTTGTTAGGAGATATTCCGGTATTAGGTTATCTGTTCCGTTACAACAGCACCTCGAAAACCAAACAGAATCTGATGGTCTTCATCCACCCAACCATCTTGCGTGATCCAATTACGTATACCGGGGTTTCTAGCAGCAAATATAACCTGTTCCGAGCAGAGCAATTATCGCAAGAACAAGACACCGATAGTCTGTCGCCTGCGGTTGATCGCCCAGTTTTGCCTGCTTATGGTACTAATACAACTCTGTCACCGAAGATGAAAGCGTTATTGGAACAACAAGCGCAAGGTGTGCAGTAA
- the gspL gene encoding type II secretion system protein GspL, translated as MNEFLLIRLGSRHQDNVYWLVWSATQQEVIASGQLNNATQLSELAERAGHRPVIVLVPGCDVIFRELTLPGRLNAQTMQALPFMLEDDVASDVEKLHITVLQHQGQQVKIAAVEQEQMQHWLSWLSNAGLTAQQLLPDVLALPQPTDNGWSLLQLGEQWLIRQNTWQGAVVDGSWLPVWISSHEQLPRLQSYTPAPDGIAAEWQISLCELPMQLLAQNLPSEQANLLQGVYRSVAPWKKQWARWRLPAALAGLWLLLGVINQGIEYAQLHTQQQQLQQQMTSLYRQLFPEEKRVINPRVQLKQHLDALQQTPLSNSFLSQLASLAPLLHETSGLELQQLQFDSSKQEFRLQISARDFLTLEQFRQQASTIFETETTNMQNQDGKVRGMLMVRSKS; from the coding sequence GTGAACGAATTTTTACTGATACGACTGGGTTCCCGCCATCAGGATAACGTGTATTGGTTGGTGTGGTCAGCCACCCAGCAAGAAGTGATCGCCAGTGGGCAGCTCAACAATGCAACACAATTATCTGAGCTGGCAGAACGCGCAGGTCATCGTCCTGTTATTGTGCTCGTTCCAGGTTGTGATGTTATTTTTCGAGAGCTGACATTACCCGGACGACTCAATGCGCAAACTATGCAGGCTTTGCCTTTTATGCTGGAAGACGATGTCGCCAGCGATGTAGAAAAACTGCATATCACCGTATTACAGCACCAAGGGCAGCAGGTAAAAATCGCGGCTGTTGAGCAAGAACAAATGCAGCACTGGCTATCCTGGCTAAGCAATGCCGGATTAACCGCACAACAACTGTTACCGGATGTGCTCGCGCTGCCACAACCAACGGACAATGGCTGGTCGCTGCTCCAATTAGGCGAGCAATGGCTGATCCGCCAGAATACATGGCAAGGAGCTGTGGTTGATGGTAGCTGGTTACCTGTTTGGATAAGCAGCCATGAACAATTGCCGCGTTTACAAAGCTATACACCAGCACCCGATGGTATCGCCGCCGAATGGCAAATATCCTTGTGTGAATTGCCTATGCAGCTGCTGGCTCAAAATCTACCGTCAGAACAAGCTAATTTACTGCAAGGTGTTTACCGCTCTGTCGCACCATGGAAAAAACAATGGGCTCGCTGGCGCCTTCCTGCCGCGCTGGCCGGATTATGGTTGCTGTTAGGTGTCATTAATCAAGGCATCGAATACGCTCAGTTACACACACAGCAGCAGCAATTACAGCAACAAATGACCTCGTTATACCGACAACTATTTCCGGAAGAAAAACGGGTGATTAATCCGAGAGTGCAGCTGAAACAACATTTAGACGCACTGCAACAAACACCGCTATCCAATAGCTTTCTCAGCCAATTAGCCTCATTGGCCCCGCTGTTACATGAAACATCAGGGCTTGAACTACAGCAATTACAATTTGATAGCAGTAAACAGGAATTCCGATTACAAATCAGTGCTCGTGATTTCCTGACGCTGGAGCAATTCCGCCAGCAGGCCAGCACGATTTTCGAAACAGAAACCACCAACATGCAAAATCAGGATGGAAAAGTCAGGGGCATGCTGATGGTAAGGAGTAAATCATGA
- the gspH gene encoding type II secretion system minor pseudopilin GspH has product MQRRMRGFTLIEIMLVIVIIGCALGIVVLSIPGGPNPKLGGNLSEESQQLASTIQVMSEQATQQGRTIGLHISEHGYQFMVRQESAPSNDENTTQTTTKSLDTLLDWDHQSWQPYKSEKLRTTGEFDEKISLALTLDGLQLQDEDNHLGRSEPQWFDTDNQLTAKTPQILLLPSGEITPFSLTMQQHGSDNTQFRQINGLENGQIDVLTTQTDKVAGGHS; this is encoded by the coding sequence ATGCAAAGACGTATGCGTGGTTTCACGCTGATTGAAATTATGCTGGTTATCGTGATCATCGGCTGCGCCCTAGGGATCGTTGTATTGTCGATCCCCGGTGGTCCAAATCCGAAACTCGGTGGCAACTTATCAGAAGAAAGCCAGCAATTAGCGTCCACCATTCAGGTCATGAGTGAACAGGCAACGCAACAAGGGCGTACGATTGGTTTGCATATTTCCGAGCACGGTTATCAATTCATGGTCCGGCAGGAAAGCGCACCAAGCAATGATGAGAATACCACTCAAACAACGACGAAATCGTTGGATACCCTATTGGATTGGGATCATCAATCGTGGCAGCCCTATAAAAGCGAGAAATTGCGCACTACTGGTGAATTTGATGAAAAAATATCACTGGCACTAACTTTGGACGGGTTACAGCTGCAGGATGAAGACAACCATTTAGGCCGTTCAGAACCGCAGTGGTTTGACACCGATAACCAACTGACAGCAAAAACACCCCAAATACTGTTGTTACCCAGTGGTGAAATCACGCCGTTCTCTCTCACTATGCAACAACATGGCAGTGATAATACGCAATTCCGTCAAATCAATGGCTTAGAAAATGGTCAGATCGATGTGTTGACGACACAAACAGATAAGGTTGCCGGAGGGCACTCTTGA
- the gspG gene encoding type II secretion system major pseudopilin GspG: MQRRQQRGFTLLEIMVVIVILGILASLIVPNLMGNKDQADHQKAVSDIVALENALDMYKLDNSRYPTTDQGLNALITKPDSEPAPRNYKEGGYIKRLPSDPWQGEYQLLSPGEHGTIDVFSMGPDGQAGTDDDIGNWNLDKKRDNQQ; this comes from the coding sequence ATGCAACGCAGACAACAACGCGGCTTTACGCTGCTGGAAATCATGGTCGTTATCGTGATATTAGGCATTTTGGCCAGTCTGATCGTCCCCAACCTGATGGGTAATAAAGATCAGGCCGACCATCAAAAAGCGGTCAGTGACATTGTGGCACTGGAAAACGCATTAGACATGTACAAACTGGATAACAGCCGTTATCCCACTACCGATCAGGGTTTAAATGCGTTAATAACTAAACCGGACAGTGAACCAGCCCCTCGAAACTATAAAGAAGGCGGTTACATCAAACGTTTGCCGTCCGACCCTTGGCAGGGTGAATATCAGCTACTCAGCCCTGGCGAACATGGCACTATCGATGTGTTTTCAATGGGGCCAGATGGCCAAGCAGGCACCGATGATGATATCGGCAACTGGAATTTAGATAAAAAACGAGACAATCAACAGTGA
- the gspC gene encoding type II secretion system protein GspC, protein MRLLAIRHWILSERGLVALQRSVALVLLLGSSYQLAQLSWRLLPAPKTADATPNRPNISVHTDVKATDQQRLSIIRDAVLFGTAVQDTTQTIAPKSRLNAQLTGIMASSVASRSIAIIAREGKQQSYLIGDVIQGTDAQITNILPDRVIIKRQQQQEALLLDENAMTTSAPPPALNNSSLPNVRQQLLKNPGQLMDYLTIAPVRENNQLKGYRLNPGRNPEIFNQLGLQPNDLAININGLDLRNNAEAMQAMQQLTHQTEMNISVERNGATQDIYVNLAQP, encoded by the coding sequence ATGAGGCTATTGGCGATCCGGCATTGGATACTAAGCGAACGAGGGCTCGTCGCACTGCAACGCAGTGTTGCCCTGGTTTTACTCTTAGGCAGCAGTTATCAACTGGCACAACTTAGCTGGCGATTATTGCCTGCCCCCAAAACAGCAGACGCTACGCCCAATCGCCCAAACATATCCGTTCACACAGATGTAAAAGCCACCGATCAGCAACGCCTATCGATTATTCGTGATGCCGTGTTGTTTGGAACTGCGGTACAAGACACCACTCAGACTATCGCACCTAAAAGTCGCTTGAATGCACAACTCACCGGGATCATGGCCAGCAGTGTTGCCAGCCGTTCTATCGCGATCATCGCTCGTGAAGGGAAACAACAGAGTTATCTGATTGGCGATGTTATTCAGGGTACCGATGCTCAGATCACCAATATTTTGCCCGATCGGGTCATTATCAAACGTCAACAGCAGCAAGAAGCATTATTGTTGGATGAAAATGCGATGACAACGTCAGCTCCCCCTCCGGCACTGAATAACAGCAGCTTACCCAATGTCAGACAGCAACTACTGAAAAATCCAGGGCAGCTGATGGATTATCTAACGATAGCGCCAGTCAGAGAAAATAATCAGCTAAAAGGCTATCGTTTAAACCCAGGCCGGAATCCAGAGATATTTAATCAACTAGGCTTGCAACCCAATGATCTTGCCATCAATATCAATGGGTTAGATCTACGCAACAATGCGGAAGCTATGCAGGCCATGCAACAACTTACACATCAGACGGAAATGAATATCTCAGTAGAACGAAATGGCGCAACTCAGGATATTTATGTCAATCTGGCACAACCATAA
- the nudE gene encoding ADP compounds hydrolase NudE: MSDKPVNSDHILPEILQRDVVAQSRLFRVEALHLRFSNGEERVYERIPGGNRHAVMIVPVQSDGTLLLVREYAAGTHAYELGFPKGLVDAGETDAEAANRELQEEVGMAAKQLTFLKQVSLAPGFMNARMAIFLAQGLYPQQLVGDEPEPLEIVPWPLHEVDALLDHPEFHEARSVAALLLLLRQLKNNV; this comes from the coding sequence ATGTCAGACAAGCCGGTTAACTCAGACCATATTTTACCTGAAATTCTGCAACGCGATGTTGTCGCGCAGAGCCGCCTATTCAGGGTTGAGGCTTTACATCTACGTTTCAGCAATGGTGAAGAGCGGGTCTATGAACGGATCCCCGGTGGTAATCGTCACGCGGTAATGATTGTACCGGTGCAATCCGATGGCACTTTATTACTGGTCAGAGAATACGCCGCGGGTACGCACGCCTATGAGTTGGGTTTTCCCAAAGGCTTGGTAGACGCTGGCGAGACAGACGCCGAAGCGGCCAATCGGGAGCTACAAGAAGAAGTCGGTATGGCCGCCAAGCAGCTTACCTTTTTAAAACAGGTTTCTTTGGCGCCCGGCTTTATGAATGCCCGTATGGCAATTTTTCTGGCACAAGGGCTGTATCCACAACAATTAGTAGGTGATGAACCCGAGCCACTGGAAATTGTGCCGTGGCCGCTGCATGAGGTCGACGCGCTGTTGGATCATCCTGAGTTTCATGAGGCACGCAGTGTGGCGGCATTATTACTGCTGTTACGGCAGTTGAAAAATAACGTTTAA
- the gspI gene encoding type II secretion system minor pseudopilin GspI produces the protein MSCRGMTLLEVMVAMAIFAIAGITLMKTVTEQVVALATLEDKTFASWVADNQLATIRLTEKWPNLTWSNGQEEMAGRTYYWRWHGVETADPSFRAVDVEVRDTEKAPNPQATLRSYVAKN, from the coding sequence TTGAGTTGTCGTGGCATGACCTTGCTGGAAGTGATGGTAGCGATGGCTATTTTTGCCATCGCCGGCATTACATTGATGAAAACCGTCACCGAGCAGGTGGTGGCACTGGCTACACTGGAAGATAAAACATTTGCCAGCTGGGTTGCTGATAACCAGCTGGCTACCATTCGTTTGACCGAAAAATGGCCTAATCTGACCTGGAGCAATGGTCAGGAAGAGATGGCCGGGCGTACCTATTACTGGCGCTGGCATGGGGTAGAAACAGCCGATCCATCGTTTCGTGCGGTGGATGTTGAGGTGCGCGATACAGAAAAAGCGCCCAATCCGCAGGCAACCCTGCGCAGCTACGTCGCGAAGAACTAG